A window from Argopecten irradians isolate NY chromosome 3, Ai_NY, whole genome shotgun sequence encodes these proteins:
- the LOC138318009 gene encoding LOW QUALITY PROTEIN: COMM domain-containing protein 1-like (The sequence of the model RefSeq protein was modified relative to this genomic sequence to represent the inferred CDS: deleted 2 bases in 1 codon): MEAAILSSRSEYILNQSDFRETPSRSHESKMAEETKNTIALLNGLARRTYYKEDEITENSLKSQIYPDMSDEEFTRLVSRFSGLMKNMVSADMDFNQLEAFVVSQMKRREGALTEDQANALRKFWRSHKNKIHDTLVVNTNWNNGLKQVSWRIDVKSQSKNVDQINEPTAIMELQLQGGSTKNTEVVQFEMDENKLLSVLQSMKDIESEISKYSQQ, from the exons ATGGAGGCTGCCATTTTGTCATCACGCAGCGAATATATTTTAAACCAATCAGATTTCAGAGAAACGCCAAGTAGATCACATGAGAGCAAAATGGCGGAAGAGACGAAAAATACTATCGCTTTGCTCAATGGTCTAGCGAGGAGAACATACTACAAAGAAGATGAGATTACAGAA AATTCCTTAAAGAGCCAGATATATCCTGATATGAGTGATGAAGAATTTACTAGACTTGTATCCAGATTCTCTGGGTTAATGAAG AATATGGTATCTGCTGACATGGATTTCAATCAATTGGAAGCTTTTGTTGTGTCACAAATGAAAAGACGTGAAGGAGCTCTCACTGAAGATCAGGCTAACGCCCTGAGAAAGTTCTGGAGatcacataaaaacaaaatacatgacACTTTAGTGGTAAATACCAACTGGAACAATGGTTTAAAGCAAGTGTCATGGAGAATTGATGTAAAATCACAGTCTAAAAATGTGGACCAGATAAACGAACCAACTGCCATCATGGAATTACAGTTACAAGGAGGCAGCACCAAG AATACCGAGGTTGTCCAATTTGAAATGGATGAGAATAAATTGTTGTCAGTTTTACAAAGTATGAAGGACATTGAAAGTGAAATCAGCAAATACAGTCAACAAtaa